In Choloepus didactylus isolate mChoDid1 chromosome 18, mChoDid1.pri, whole genome shotgun sequence, a single genomic region encodes these proteins:
- the GEMIN4 gene encoding gem-associated protein 4 isoform X2, whose protein sequence is MTILHGGFLLAEQLFRPKMLAELTKSDWEHVGQPIVEALREISSASARSQPFAWKKKALIIIWAKVLQPYPVTPSDTETRWQEDVFFSVGNMIPTINHTILFELLKSLEASGLFIQLLMALPTTICRAELERFLEHMTVDTSSKDVAFFLDVWWEMMKHKGNQQDPLLSQFRTMAHKYLSSSDEFSHPPKRFKSDPDVCPTMPLLAMLLNGLKQIQNNIQCPGMKCCALANLADMLTVFALVEDDPQEVSATVYLDKLASVISVWNSDTQNPYHQQALAEKVKEAERDVSLTSLAKLPSETLFIGFEYMHSLLREWGDELQAMLNSSQGTNYDSYRLCDSLTSFSQNLKLYLDTINLPKEERQVVSEMAECVRDFLRKTNRVLKNEGFENDITASIAMAIIEQKMDRHMEMCYIFASEKKWAFSDEWLSCLVNNRSLFREPGLVLKLLETVMEVSMSDRAVPESQIKQVVSLILECYAELSLPDKNKVLSGILLSWGRKGLSEKLLAYLEGFQEDLNTTFNQLTQSASEQGLAKAVASVARLVILHPEITVKKMCSMAVINLGTHKFLAQILSAFPALRFTEEQGPNPSTTFVVSCIKETVWGKFSTPKEEKQFLEFLSCLMNPVKPQGIPVAALLEPDEVLKEFVLPFLMLDVEVVDVSLKIFIQTLEANAGLEDYWLQTCSPFPLIFCLCQLLDGYSKYWQLPKEKRCLFLDGKDLVIHILELLCETVLANAETFPPNTWTKSLSWLHRKVEQLDWTVGLRLKNFFEGHFKCEVPATLFEICKLSEDEWTSQAHPGYGPGTGLLAWMECCSISSTICEQMLSLLVVDLGNPEEVRLFSKGFLVALVQIMPWCSPREWQYLHQLTRRLLEKQLLHVPYSLEYIEFVPLLNLKPFAHELQLSVLFLRAFQFLCSQSCRNWLPVDGWGHVVKLLCASLTNLLDSLRLIQSVGPWAQGQEQDLTQETLFVYTQMFCHVLHIMAMLHQEVCEPLYVLALEILTCYETLSKTNPSVSSLLQKVNERRFLKSIAENISPEERRQTLLQKISNF, encoded by the coding sequence ATGACTATTCTGCATGGAGGCTTCTTGCTGGCTGAGCAGCTTTTCCGCCCCAAGATGCTGGCAGAATTGACAAAGTCCGACTGGGAACACGTTGGGCAGCCCATTGTAGAGGCCTTGAGGGAGATCTCCTCGGCCTCAGCACGCTCCCAGCCCTTTGCGTGGAAGAAGAAAGCTCTGATCATCATCTGGGCCAAGGTTCTTCAGCCCTACCCTGTCACCCCATCTGACACTGAAACTCGGTGGCAGGAAGATGTGTTCTTCTCAGTAGGCAACATGATCCCCACCATCAATCACACAATCCTTTTTGAGCTGCTGAAGTCCTTGGAAGCTTCTGGACTCTTTATCCAGCTCCTGATGGCCCTGCCCACCACCATCTGCCGTGCAGAACTAGAGCGCTTTTTGGAGCACATGACTGTTGACACTTCTTCAAAGGACGTGGCCTTCTTCCTGGATGTCTGGTGGGAAATGATGAAGCACAAGGGCAATCAGCAGGACCCTCTGCTCTCCCAGTTCAGGACAATGGCCCATAAGTACCTGTCCTCTTCAGATGAGTTCTCCCACCCTCCAAAGAGATTTAAGTCAGACCCAGATGTGTGTCCTACCATGCCTCTGTTGGCCATGCTGCTCAATGGGCTGAAGCAAATCCAAAATAATATCCAGTGCCCCGGAATGAAGTGCTGTGCATTAGCCAACTTGGCCGACATGCTGACGGTGTTTGCGCTGGTGGAGGATGACCCCCAGGAAGTGTCTGCCACAGTGTATCTAGACAAACTGGCCTCGGTGATCTCTGTGTGGAATTCAGACACCCAGAACCCGTACCACCAACAGGCGCTGGCGGAGAAGGTGAAGGAGGCAGAGCGGGATGTCAGCCTGACCTCGCTGGCCAAGCTCCCAAGCGAGACGCTTTTCATTGGCTTTGAGTACATGCACAGCCTGCTGCGGGAGTGGGGGGATGAGCTGCAGGCTATGCTCAACAGCAGCCAGGGGACAAATTATGATAGTTACCGGCTGTGTGACAGTCTGACTTCCTTCAGCCAGAACTTGAAGCTCTACCTGGATACCATCAACCTGCCCAAGGAGGAGAGGCAGGTGGTCTCCGAGATGGCAGAATGTGTCAGGGACTTCCTGAGGAAAACCAACAGGGTGCTGAAGAACGAGGGCTTCGAGAATGACATCACCGCCTCGATCGCCATGGCCATTATTGAGCAGAAGATGGACCGGCATATGGAGATGTGCTATATTTTTGCTTCCGAGAAGAAGTGGGCCTTCTCAGACGAGTGGCTCTCCTGCCTGGTTAATAACAGGTCTCTCTTCCGAGAGCCAGGCTTggtgctaaagctgctggaaacaGTGATGGAAGTCAGCATGTCTGACAGAGCTGTCCCCGAATCTCAGATCAAACAAGTGGTCAGCTTGATCCTGGAATGCTATGCAGAACTCTCGCTGCCAGACAAAAATAAAGTTCTCTCAGGCATCCTGCTCTCCTGGGGGCGAAAGGGCCTCTCAGAGAAGTTGCTGGCTTACTTAGAAGGTTTTCAGGAAGACCTCAATACAACTTTTAACCAGCTCACACAGAGTGCCTCTGAACAGGGCCTGGCTAAAGCCGTGGCTTCCGTGGCCCGCCTGGTAATACTGCACCCAGAAATCACAGTAAAGAAAATGTGCAGCATGGCTGTCATCAATCTTGGCACCCACAAGTTCCTGGCTCAGATTCTCAGTGCCTTCCCCGCCCTCAGGTTCACAGAAGAGCAGGGTCCAAATCCATCCACCACTTTTGTGGTATCATGCATCAAAGAAACTGTCTGGGGAAAGTTCTCTACACCCAAGGAAGAAAAGCAGTTTTTGGAGTTCCTGAGCTGTCTGATGAATCCTGTGAAGCCCCAAGGGATTCCCGTTGCTGCTCTTCTTGAGCCAGATGAGGTGCTAAAGGAATTTGTCCTGCCTTTCTTGATGCTAGATGTCGAAGTGGTAGATGTCAGTCTGAAGATCTTCATCCAAACTCTCGAAGCAAATGCAGGCTTGGAGGACTACTGGCTCCAGACCTGCTCTCCGTTCCCTCTCATTTTCTGCTTGTGCCAGCTCCTGGATGGCTACAGCAAATACTGGCAGCTCCCCAAGGAAAAGCGGTGTCTCTTTTTGGATGGGAAGGATCTGGTGATCCATATTCTAGAGCTCCTCTGTGAGACTGTATTGGCTAACGCTGAGACCTTCCCCCCCAATACCTGGACCAAGTCCCTGTCCTGGCTCCACCGGAAGGTGGAGCAGCTAGACTGGACTGTGGGCCTGAGACTGAAGAATTTCTTTGAGGGCCACTTCAAGTGTGAGGTGCCGGCTACACTTTTTGAGATCTGTAAGCTCTCTGAAGATGAGTGGACCTCCCAGGCCCACCCGGGGTATGGCCCAGGCACAGGGCTTCTTGCCTGGATGGAGTGCTGCTCTATCTCCAGCACCATCTGTGAGCAGATGCTCTCCCTCTTGGTGGTAGATTTGGGCAACCCTGAGGAAGTTCGATTGTTCAGTAAGGGCTTCCTGGTGGCCCTGGTGCAAATCATGCCTTGGTGCAGCCCTCGGGAGTGGCAGTACCTTCACCAGCTGACCAGGAGACTGCTGGAGAAACAGCTCCTCCATGTTCCCTACAGCCTAGAATATATTGAGTTTGTTCCCCTGCTCAACCTGAAGCCCTTTGCCCACGAGCTCCAACTCTCCGTACTCTTCCTGAGAgctttccagtttctctgcagCCAGAGTTGTCGCAATTGGCTTCCTGTGGATGGCTGGGGCCACGTGGTCAAACTCCTTTGTGCCAGTCTGACCAATCTCCTGGACTCGCTTAGGTTGATACAGTCAGTGGGCCCTTGGGCCCAAGGCCAGGAGCAGGATCTGACCCAGGAAACCCTGTTTGTTTATACCCAGATGTTCTGTCATGTTCTGCACATCATGGCCATGCTCCACCAAGAGGTGTGTGAACCACTGTATGTTTTGGCCTTGGAAATCCTGACTTGCTACGAAACCCTGAGCAAGACCAATCCTTCTGTTAGCTCCTTGCTCCAGAAGGTAAATGAGCGGCGCTTTTTAAAGTCCATCGCTGAGAACATTAGCCCTGAGGAGCGGCGCCAGACCCTGCTGCAGAAAATCAGCAACTTCTGA
- the GEMIN4 gene encoding gem-associated protein 4 isoform X1 — protein MDLGPLNICEEMTILHGGFLLAEQLFRPKMLAELTKSDWEHVGQPIVEALREISSASARSQPFAWKKKALIIIWAKVLQPYPVTPSDTETRWQEDVFFSVGNMIPTINHTILFELLKSLEASGLFIQLLMALPTTICRAELERFLEHMTVDTSSKDVAFFLDVWWEMMKHKGNQQDPLLSQFRTMAHKYLSSSDEFSHPPKRFKSDPDVCPTMPLLAMLLNGLKQIQNNIQCPGMKCCALANLADMLTVFALVEDDPQEVSATVYLDKLASVISVWNSDTQNPYHQQALAEKVKEAERDVSLTSLAKLPSETLFIGFEYMHSLLREWGDELQAMLNSSQGTNYDSYRLCDSLTSFSQNLKLYLDTINLPKEERQVVSEMAECVRDFLRKTNRVLKNEGFENDITASIAMAIIEQKMDRHMEMCYIFASEKKWAFSDEWLSCLVNNRSLFREPGLVLKLLETVMEVSMSDRAVPESQIKQVVSLILECYAELSLPDKNKVLSGILLSWGRKGLSEKLLAYLEGFQEDLNTTFNQLTQSASEQGLAKAVASVARLVILHPEITVKKMCSMAVINLGTHKFLAQILSAFPALRFTEEQGPNPSTTFVVSCIKETVWGKFSTPKEEKQFLEFLSCLMNPVKPQGIPVAALLEPDEVLKEFVLPFLMLDVEVVDVSLKIFIQTLEANAGLEDYWLQTCSPFPLIFCLCQLLDGYSKYWQLPKEKRCLFLDGKDLVIHILELLCETVLANAETFPPNTWTKSLSWLHRKVEQLDWTVGLRLKNFFEGHFKCEVPATLFEICKLSEDEWTSQAHPGYGPGTGLLAWMECCSISSTICEQMLSLLVVDLGNPEEVRLFSKGFLVALVQIMPWCSPREWQYLHQLTRRLLEKQLLHVPYSLEYIEFVPLLNLKPFAHELQLSVLFLRAFQFLCSQSCRNWLPVDGWGHVVKLLCASLTNLLDSLRLIQSVGPWAQGQEQDLTQETLFVYTQMFCHVLHIMAMLHQEVCEPLYVLALEILTCYETLSKTNPSVSSLLQKVNERRFLKSIAENISPEERRQTLLQKISNF, from the exons ATGGACCTAG GACCCTTGAACATCTGTGAAGAAATGACTATTCTGCATGGAGGCTTCTTGCTGGCTGAGCAGCTTTTCCGCCCCAAGATGCTGGCAGAATTGACAAAGTCCGACTGGGAACACGTTGGGCAGCCCATTGTAGAGGCCTTGAGGGAGATCTCCTCGGCCTCAGCACGCTCCCAGCCCTTTGCGTGGAAGAAGAAAGCTCTGATCATCATCTGGGCCAAGGTTCTTCAGCCCTACCCTGTCACCCCATCTGACACTGAAACTCGGTGGCAGGAAGATGTGTTCTTCTCAGTAGGCAACATGATCCCCACCATCAATCACACAATCCTTTTTGAGCTGCTGAAGTCCTTGGAAGCTTCTGGACTCTTTATCCAGCTCCTGATGGCCCTGCCCACCACCATCTGCCGTGCAGAACTAGAGCGCTTTTTGGAGCACATGACTGTTGACACTTCTTCAAAGGACGTGGCCTTCTTCCTGGATGTCTGGTGGGAAATGATGAAGCACAAGGGCAATCAGCAGGACCCTCTGCTCTCCCAGTTCAGGACAATGGCCCATAAGTACCTGTCCTCTTCAGATGAGTTCTCCCACCCTCCAAAGAGATTTAAGTCAGACCCAGATGTGTGTCCTACCATGCCTCTGTTGGCCATGCTGCTCAATGGGCTGAAGCAAATCCAAAATAATATCCAGTGCCCCGGAATGAAGTGCTGTGCATTAGCCAACTTGGCCGACATGCTGACGGTGTTTGCGCTGGTGGAGGATGACCCCCAGGAAGTGTCTGCCACAGTGTATCTAGACAAACTGGCCTCGGTGATCTCTGTGTGGAATTCAGACACCCAGAACCCGTACCACCAACAGGCGCTGGCGGAGAAGGTGAAGGAGGCAGAGCGGGATGTCAGCCTGACCTCGCTGGCCAAGCTCCCAAGCGAGACGCTTTTCATTGGCTTTGAGTACATGCACAGCCTGCTGCGGGAGTGGGGGGATGAGCTGCAGGCTATGCTCAACAGCAGCCAGGGGACAAATTATGATAGTTACCGGCTGTGTGACAGTCTGACTTCCTTCAGCCAGAACTTGAAGCTCTACCTGGATACCATCAACCTGCCCAAGGAGGAGAGGCAGGTGGTCTCCGAGATGGCAGAATGTGTCAGGGACTTCCTGAGGAAAACCAACAGGGTGCTGAAGAACGAGGGCTTCGAGAATGACATCACCGCCTCGATCGCCATGGCCATTATTGAGCAGAAGATGGACCGGCATATGGAGATGTGCTATATTTTTGCTTCCGAGAAGAAGTGGGCCTTCTCAGACGAGTGGCTCTCCTGCCTGGTTAATAACAGGTCTCTCTTCCGAGAGCCAGGCTTggtgctaaagctgctggaaacaGTGATGGAAGTCAGCATGTCTGACAGAGCTGTCCCCGAATCTCAGATCAAACAAGTGGTCAGCTTGATCCTGGAATGCTATGCAGAACTCTCGCTGCCAGACAAAAATAAAGTTCTCTCAGGCATCCTGCTCTCCTGGGGGCGAAAGGGCCTCTCAGAGAAGTTGCTGGCTTACTTAGAAGGTTTTCAGGAAGACCTCAATACAACTTTTAACCAGCTCACACAGAGTGCCTCTGAACAGGGCCTGGCTAAAGCCGTGGCTTCCGTGGCCCGCCTGGTAATACTGCACCCAGAAATCACAGTAAAGAAAATGTGCAGCATGGCTGTCATCAATCTTGGCACCCACAAGTTCCTGGCTCAGATTCTCAGTGCCTTCCCCGCCCTCAGGTTCACAGAAGAGCAGGGTCCAAATCCATCCACCACTTTTGTGGTATCATGCATCAAAGAAACTGTCTGGGGAAAGTTCTCTACACCCAAGGAAGAAAAGCAGTTTTTGGAGTTCCTGAGCTGTCTGATGAATCCTGTGAAGCCCCAAGGGATTCCCGTTGCTGCTCTTCTTGAGCCAGATGAGGTGCTAAAGGAATTTGTCCTGCCTTTCTTGATGCTAGATGTCGAAGTGGTAGATGTCAGTCTGAAGATCTTCATCCAAACTCTCGAAGCAAATGCAGGCTTGGAGGACTACTGGCTCCAGACCTGCTCTCCGTTCCCTCTCATTTTCTGCTTGTGCCAGCTCCTGGATGGCTACAGCAAATACTGGCAGCTCCCCAAGGAAAAGCGGTGTCTCTTTTTGGATGGGAAGGATCTGGTGATCCATATTCTAGAGCTCCTCTGTGAGACTGTATTGGCTAACGCTGAGACCTTCCCCCCCAATACCTGGACCAAGTCCCTGTCCTGGCTCCACCGGAAGGTGGAGCAGCTAGACTGGACTGTGGGCCTGAGACTGAAGAATTTCTTTGAGGGCCACTTCAAGTGTGAGGTGCCGGCTACACTTTTTGAGATCTGTAAGCTCTCTGAAGATGAGTGGACCTCCCAGGCCCACCCGGGGTATGGCCCAGGCACAGGGCTTCTTGCCTGGATGGAGTGCTGCTCTATCTCCAGCACCATCTGTGAGCAGATGCTCTCCCTCTTGGTGGTAGATTTGGGCAACCCTGAGGAAGTTCGATTGTTCAGTAAGGGCTTCCTGGTGGCCCTGGTGCAAATCATGCCTTGGTGCAGCCCTCGGGAGTGGCAGTACCTTCACCAGCTGACCAGGAGACTGCTGGAGAAACAGCTCCTCCATGTTCCCTACAGCCTAGAATATATTGAGTTTGTTCCCCTGCTCAACCTGAAGCCCTTTGCCCACGAGCTCCAACTCTCCGTACTCTTCCTGAGAgctttccagtttctctgcagCCAGAGTTGTCGCAATTGGCTTCCTGTGGATGGCTGGGGCCACGTGGTCAAACTCCTTTGTGCCAGTCTGACCAATCTCCTGGACTCGCTTAGGTTGATACAGTCAGTGGGCCCTTGGGCCCAAGGCCAGGAGCAGGATCTGACCCAGGAAACCCTGTTTGTTTATACCCAGATGTTCTGTCATGTTCTGCACATCATGGCCATGCTCCACCAAGAGGTGTGTGAACCACTGTATGTTTTGGCCTTGGAAATCCTGACTTGCTACGAAACCCTGAGCAAGACCAATCCTTCTGTTAGCTCCTTGCTCCAGAAGGTAAATGAGCGGCGCTTTTTAAAGTCCATCGCTGAGAACATTAGCCCTGAGGAGCGGCGCCAGACCCTGCTGCAGAAAATCAGCAACTTCTGA